The following coding sequences are from one Musa acuminata AAA Group cultivar baxijiao chromosome BXJ1-6, Cavendish_Baxijiao_AAA, whole genome shotgun sequence window:
- the LOC135675663 gene encoding ubiquitin carboxyl-terminal hydrolase 23-like, translating to MADDLVEAKTPDGCDADATVIQRRIEFHPARKFFSPSSNGAFYLETLNPDSETPRPSACNRDPPAVSAPSLGRRSDGVEAYEHEMDPELSSRIRFRNIGAGLANLGNTCFLNSVLQCLTYTEPFAAYLQSGKHQISCQIAGFCAMCAIQNHVMIALQSTGKILSPSTLVKNLRCISRNFRNSRQEDAHEYMVSLLESMHKCCLPSGVPSESPTAYEKSLVHKIFGGRLRSQVKCMQCSYSSNKFDPFLDLSLEIAKVDSLWKALKHFTAVEQLDGGERQYQCQNCKEKVRALKQLTIHKAPYVLTIHLKRFDSLFPGQKIDTKVDFDLTLDLKPFISDPHEDDLKYTLYGVLVHAGWSTESGHYYCYVCTSSGMWHSLDDNQVYQVSEKTVLEQKAYMLFYVRDRSSIVKKSSEMIKKDCVSTNPPGKKLIPHSALVIKGAVLNCLVDGKLSTLESSSAILKSYPITDCHPDSGIGTSSDSQLPGVAFLRENDNNIQNENVAPQSDSQLLGREAALLRANSDIMSNALQQGKKSADAASSKEFMMPVSQIIQQRLIEDSIEPARDKDFVVMVTHVNDATVTSESDQTNSGKCLLSNDWNEEVKSDVLLSVPNNASCSDSSPQQHHEKILKQINMHENDDVAIAIYQNNDALSKKGTSNVPADKNPLKLLNQLGFMQMASHDKTSVEHQIGNESKRCSTNTQCNGGDLKLEESGMTNVLKGCSSGFVEKEVLDIMKSQTGLKPKKHVKHSLNGMYFGRKQLFLSLLSADKIRKRNRRKKRLSIMTSLQKKAVPDDVSMNDQGTSTSEIVKNVVPSECSGRKHSRATFKKNRSTCSMRNDSYCNSESLNISTGGIDGDNGKDRTHDHPEQSRWCSSSTDYHYNSRDTILDDNGLLQHNIMKLLMRGLNKKTVARWYHLESPEFEVHGLKSSRSSRIDYVVDEWNEEYCQGRRKKAKKSKESNGGQNEFQEMTNVKQQERSKVKKQRLLNIIPFRI from the exons ATGGCAGACGATCTGGTGGAGGCGAAAACGCCGGATGGCTGCGACGCCGACGCGACGGTGATCCAGAGGAGGATCGAGTTCCACCCTGCCCGTAAATTCTTCTCACCATCGTCCAACGGGGCTTTCTATCTTGAAACCctgaaccccgattcggaaactcCCAGGCCCTCGGCGTGCAATCGGGATCCTCCCGCGGTTTCGGCGCCGTCACTGGGGAGGAGATCGGATGGTGTGGAGGCCTATGAGCATGAAATGGACCCCGAGCTCAGCTCTAGGATCAGGTTTCGTAATATT GGTGCTGGATTGGCCAATCTTGGCAACACTTGTTTTCTTAATTCAGTCCTTCAATGCCTGACATACACTGAGCCTTTTGCTGCATATCTACAGAGTGGGAAACATCAAATTTCTT GTCAGATAGCTGGATTTTGTGCAATGTGTGCCATTCAGAACCACGTCATGATTGCCCTACAGTCAACTGGGAAGATATTGTCACCTTCTACTCTTGTCAAGAACTTACGTT GCATATCTCGCAATTTTCGTAATTCTAGACAAGAAGATGCACATGAGTACATGGTTAGCTTGCTTGAGTCCATGCACAAATGCTGTTTACCATCTGGAGTCCCTAGTGAGTCCCCTACTGCTTATGAAAAAAGTTTGGTACACAAGATATTTGGTGGCCGACTGAGAAGTCAG GTTAAGTGCATGCAATGTTCCTATTCTTCCAATAAATTTGATCCGTTCCTGGATTTGAGTCTCGAAATAGCAAAGGTTGATTCTTTATGGAAAGCACTAAAACATTTTACTGCTGTGGAACAATTAGATGGAGGGGAAAGACAGTACCAGTGTCAAAACTGCAAAGAGAAAGTTAGGGCTCTCAAACAGCTCACCATTCACAAGGCCCCTTATGTTCTCACTATTCATCTTAAACGTTTTGATTCTTTGTTTCCTGGACAGAAGATTGACACAAAAGTGGATTTTGATCTCACTCTTGATTTAAAACCTTTCATCAGTGATCCACAT GAAGATGATTTGAAATACACCCTTTATGGAGTTTTGGTGCATGCTGGCTGGAGTACCGAATCTGGTCATTATTATTGTTATGTTTGTACCTCTAGTGGCATGTGGCATTCTCTTGATGATAACCAG GTTTACCAGGTTAGTGAgaagactgtcctagagcagaagGCCTACATGCTATTTTATGTCCGTGATAGGAGTTCTATAGTGAAGAAATCATCAGAGATGATTAAAAAAGATTGTGTTTCTACTAATCCTCCTGGGAAGAAATTAATTCCTCACTCAGCCTTAGTTATAAAGGGAGCAGTTCTAAATTGTTTGGTGGATGGGAAACTAAGCACCTTGGAATCTAGTTCTGCCATACTTAAAAGTTATCCTATTACTGATTGTCATCCTGATTCTGGAATAGGTACTTCATCAGATTCCCAGTTACCTGGAGTAGCATTTTTGCGAGAAAATGACAACAACATACAAAATGAAAATGTAGCTCCCCAGAGTGACAGCCAGTTGCTAGGGAGAGAAGCTGCATTATTGCGAGCAAATAGTGATATTATGTCAAATGCATTGCAGCAAGGGAAAAAATCAGCAGATGCAGCATCTTCAAAAGAGTTCATGATGCCTGTTTCCCAGATTATTCAACAGAGGTTGATTGAAGATTCAATCGAACCTGCACGGGACAAGGATTTTGTTGTTATGGTTACCCATGTAAATGATGCCACTGTCACCTCTGAAAGTGATCAAACTAACAGTGGAAAATGTCTTCTTTCTAATGATTGGAACGAAGAGGTGAAGTCAGATGTGCTCCTCTCTGTGCCAAATAATGCTTCCTGCTCAGACTCTTCTCCTCAGCAACATCATGAGAAGATTCTCAAGCAAATCAATATGCACGAG AATGATGATGTTGCAATTGCAATTTATCAGAATAATGATGCACTTAGCAAAAAAGGAACAAGTAACGTACCTGCAGATAAAAATCCTCTCAAACTTTTAAACCAGTTGGGATTCATGCAGATGGCATCACATGATAAAACTTCCGTGGAACATCAG ATTGGTAATGAGAGCAAGAGGTGCTCAACTAACACACAGTGCAATGGGGGAGACCTTAAACTGGAGGAATCTGGAATGACTAATGTATTAAAGGGATGTTCAAGTGGTTTTGTTGAGAAGGAAGTTCTTGACATAATGAAATCCCAAACAGGACTAAAGCCAAAAAAACATGTAAAACATTCACTAAATGGAATGTATTTTGGCCGCAAGCAACTGTTTCTTTCTTTGTTGAGTGCAGATAAAATCAGGAAAAGAAACAGAAGAAAAAAGCGGCTTTCAATTATGACAAGCTTGCAAAAAAAAGCTGTACCTGATGATGTTAGCATGAATGATCAGGGCACATCAACCTCTGAGATTGTTAAAAATGTTGTACCTTCTGAGTGTTCTGGTCGAAAGCATTCTCGTGCTACTTTCAAGAAAAACAGAAGTACCTGCAGTATGAGGAATGATAGTTACTGTAACAGTGAATCTTTGAATATATCAACTGGAGGAATTGACGGGGACAATGGTAAAGATCGAACACATGATCATCCTGAGCAATCAAGATGGTGTTCCAGCTCCACAGATTATCACTACAACTCAAGAGACACAATTTTAGATGACAATGGGCTCCTTCAGCATAATATTATGAAACTACTCATGAGGGGCTTGAACAAAAAAACTG